A section of the Malania oleifera isolate guangnan ecotype guangnan chromosome 2, ASM2987363v1, whole genome shotgun sequence genome encodes:
- the LOC131148944 gene encoding protein S40-4-like: MAAGRSYLGRGSYRFLPGERDSPTIVSDPLYELDESEVWNATRSASPELRRPVPSSRPAKRQSSKRGDSVAGAVSAAASSLPLNIPDWSKILKEDYGENRSRENEGSADSDEDYEDGGNRIPPHEFLARQLARTRIASFSLHEGIGRTLKGRDLSRVRNAIWEKTGFQD; the protein is encoded by the coding sequence ATGGCGGCCGGTAGGAGTTACTTAGGTAGAGGGAGTTACAGGTTTCTTCCCGGCGAGCGGGACAGTCCGACAATCGTTTCGGACCCGTTGTACGAGCTCGACGAATCGGAGGTCTGGAACGCGACGCGTTCGGCGTCGCCAGAGTTGCGGAGGCCGGTTCCTAGTTCCCGGCCGGCGAAGAGGCAGTCGTCGAAGAGAGGCGATTCAGTCGCCGGCGCGGTTTCGGCGGCGGCATCGTCGCTTCCGCTGAACATACCGGATTGGTCGAAGATCCTGAAGGAGGATTACGGAGAGAATAGGAGTAGAGAGAACGAAGGCAGCGCGGACAGTGACGAGGACTACGAAGATGGAGGGAATCGGATCCCTCCGCACGAGTTCTTGGCGAGGCAGCTGGCGAGGACGCGGATCGCATCGTTCTCGCTGCACGAAGGGATCGGGAGGACTCTGAAGGGGAGGGATCTGAGTAGAGTCAGGAACGCGATTTGGGAGAAAACCGGCTTCCAAGATTAa